The Streptomyces sp. NBC_01275 genome has a segment encoding these proteins:
- a CDS encoding helix-turn-helix domain-containing protein, translated as MLGAIGLDETHESAYRALVSVGAADVPDLARRLTLGEHDTERALRRLERHGLAAQSSGRPGRWVAAPPGVALGALLTQQRHELERAELAAALLAEEYRAGAAEPAVHDLVEVVTGAAAVSQRFLQLQLGASDEVCALVTGTPVAVTGRENDAEERAAARGVRYRVVLEREVLDQPHGITELTAALEREEQVRVVDRVPTKLVVADRSLALVPLTGRSAEPAALVVHASGLLELLSGLFESVWREALPLRLGANGVTEQGPDGPDAADLEILSLLLAGLTDASVAKQLDLGLRTVQRRVKGLMELTGASTRLQLGWHAYERGWVTRER; from the coding sequence ATGCTGGGAGCGATAGGGCTCGACGAGACGCACGAGTCGGCGTACCGGGCGCTGGTGTCCGTGGGCGCCGCCGACGTGCCCGATCTCGCGCGCCGGCTGACGCTCGGCGAGCACGACACCGAGCGTGCGCTGCGCCGGCTGGAGCGGCACGGTCTGGCGGCCCAGTCCTCGGGCCGGCCCGGTCGCTGGGTCGCCGCGCCGCCGGGCGTCGCGCTGGGCGCGCTGCTCACCCAGCAACGGCACGAGCTGGAGCGGGCGGAGCTGGCGGCGGCGCTGCTCGCCGAGGAGTACCGGGCGGGGGCGGCCGAACCGGCGGTGCACGACCTGGTCGAGGTGGTGACCGGCGCCGCTGCGGTCTCCCAGCGGTTTCTGCAGCTCCAGCTCGGGGCGAGCGACGAGGTGTGCGCGCTGGTCACCGGCACCCCGGTGGCCGTGACCGGCCGGGAGAACGACGCCGAGGAGCGGGCGGCCGCCCGCGGGGTGCGCTACCGCGTCGTCCTGGAACGGGAGGTGCTCGACCAGCCGCACGGCATCACGGAGCTGACCGCCGCCCTGGAGCGCGAGGAACAGGTGCGGGTCGTGGACCGGGTCCCGACGAAGCTCGTCGTGGCCGACCGCTCGCTCGCCCTGGTACCGCTCACCGGCCGTTCCGCGGAGCCCGCCGCGCTGGTGGTGCACGCCAGCGGGCTGCTGGAGCTGCTGTCGGGACTGTTCGAGTCGGTGTGGCGGGAGGCCCTGCCGCTGCGGCTCGGCGCGAACGGCGTCACCGAGCAGGGCCCGGACGGCCCCGACGCCGCCGACCTGGAGATCCTCTCCCTGCTGCTGGCCGGACTGACCGACGCGAGCGTGGCCAAGCAGCTGGACCTGGGCCTGCGGACCGTACAGCGCCGGGTGAAGGGGCTGATGGAGCTGACGGGGGCGTCGACCCGACTGCAGCTGGGCTGGCACGCCTACGAACGGGGCTGGGTGACCCGGGAGCGGTGA
- a CDS encoding protein phosphatase 2C domain-containing protein gives MSQQGGRPTGHDDDWWGQLYDDSTEDAGPTATADSLDDRFASATGAVRPTGTGGADGTGSATGSGSTAETDPAVTADTAPAAEAVVSEHRADRLGPGARTDWWTPDGSTPTGVASPPSPGPQPSPGPPPSPGPQPSLPPPQAAAVPPPRNPPGLRVAPAPASAPRPPMPQRAPWEPPPDTPPGPTTFPPRPTTLPPGPLPAGFAEQAPTGPALTAPASPDAPSAAHPLSPPLAPTTSGSGTATPLPPTAVPTPTPTALDLPVSLPRLKDASKPYVGSGPPTYDAEPTALPPADPDDLDDLVADTVLDGARYGVCALRAVSVRGDSARYRGEPRRDALLTARFGTGEQALILVAMATGARATPRAHLAAAEACQWIGRAVGRSHVRLAEDIRAGRRGDLKSGLHRLTDRSLGRLRAGAAERGLEPDEYTATLRCLLLPADPECRTRVFFGVGAGGLFRLRGGEWQDIEPRAGEIAGEPVVGFGSLPAETPAGDRLTMDLGITTPPSPYDPPPEPPREPFRFRASVARPGDTLLMCTSGLAEPLRGEPELAAHLTARWSDPAPPGLADFLADAQVRVKGYADDRTAAAVWEA, from the coding sequence ATGAGCCAGCAGGGGGGAAGGCCCACCGGTCACGACGACGACTGGTGGGGGCAGCTGTACGACGACTCCACCGAGGACGCGGGCCCCACGGCCACCGCCGACTCCCTCGACGACCGCTTCGCCTCGGCGACGGGAGCGGTCCGCCCGACGGGGACGGGGGGCGCAGACGGCACCGGGAGCGCCACGGGTTCCGGGAGCACCGCGGAGACCGACCCGGCGGTTACGGCGGATACGGCGCCTGCGGCGGAGGCCGTCGTGTCGGAGCACCGGGCAGATCGGCTCGGCCCCGGCGCGCGGACCGACTGGTGGACGCCGGACGGCTCGACGCCGACCGGGGTCGCGTCCCCGCCTTCTCCCGGGCCCCAGCCTTCTCCCGGGCCCCCGCCTTCCCCCGGGCCCCAGCCTTCTCTCCCGCCCCCGCAGGCCGCCGCGGTCCCGCCGCCCCGGAACCCTCCCGGCCTACGCGTCGCCCCCGCGCCCGCCTCTGCGCCTCGTCCGCCGATGCCCCAGCGCGCCCCCTGGGAGCCGCCCCCGGACACCCCTCCCGGCCCCACCACCTTCCCTCCCCGCCCCACGACCCTCCCGCCCGGCCCCCTGCCCGCAGGGTTCGCCGAACAGGCCCCCACCGGCCCGGCGCTCACCGCGCCCGCCTCACCGGACGCACCCTCCGCCGCCCACCCCCTGTCGCCCCCGCTCGCCCCCACCACCTCAGGCAGCGGCACGGCGACCCCCCTCCCACCCACTGCCGTTCCCACCCCCACCCCCACCGCCCTCGACCTCCCCGTCTCCCTCCCCCGCCTCAAGGACGCCTCCAAGCCCTATGTGGGCTCCGGGCCGCCCACCTACGACGCCGAGCCCACCGCCCTGCCGCCCGCCGACCCGGACGACCTCGACGACCTGGTCGCCGACACCGTCCTCGACGGGGCCCGGTACGGGGTCTGCGCGCTGCGGGCCGTGTCGGTGCGCGGGGACTCCGCGCGGTACCGGGGCGAGCCGCGCCGGGACGCCCTGCTCACCGCCCGCTTCGGGACCGGCGAGCAGGCGTTGATCCTGGTCGCGATGGCGACCGGCGCCCGCGCGACCCCGCGAGCGCACCTCGCGGCGGCCGAGGCGTGCCAGTGGATCGGGCGGGCCGTGGGCCGCAGCCATGTCCGGCTCGCCGAGGACATAAGGGCCGGCCGGCGCGGCGACCTGAAGTCGGGCCTGCACCGTCTCACCGACCGCAGCCTCGGCCGGCTCCGCGCCGGCGCCGCCGAACGCGGCCTGGAGCCCGACGAGTACACGGCCACCCTGCGCTGTCTCCTGCTGCCCGCCGACCCCGAGTGCCGTACGCGCGTGTTCTTCGGCGTCGGCGCCGGGGGACTGTTCCGGCTGCGCGGCGGCGAGTGGCAGGACATCGAACCGCGGGCCGGCGAGATCGCCGGCGAACCGGTCGTCGGGTTCGGCTCGCTGCCCGCGGAGACGCCCGCGGGCGACCGGCTCACCATGGACCTCGGCATCACGACTCCGCCGAGCCCCTACGACCCGCCCCCCGAGCCGCCCCGCGAACCCTTCCGCTTCCGTGCCTCCGTCGCCCGCCCGGGTGACACGCTCCTGATGTGCACGAGCGGCCTCGCCGAACCCCTGCGCGGCGAGCCCGAACTGGCCGCGCACCTGACGGCACGCTGGTCGGACCCGGCCCCGCCCGGTCTGGCGGACTTCCTCGCCGACGCCCAGGTCAGGGTCAAGGGCTACGCCGACGACCGCACGGCGGCAGCCGTCTGGGAGGCGTAA